A region of Rhizobium grahamii DNA encodes the following proteins:
- a CDS encoding DUF992 domain-containing protein, translating into MSVLKITVAIFGVAIAGAGMSATPAAAATRVQAGSLTCDISEGFGLILGSKRDINCMFTPSQPGPVEHYKGTITKIGVDIGVLKGGSLIWYVYAPTNHADGVLQGSYSGVAANATIGLGLGTNVLAGGLDGSVALQPLSVEGTSGLNVAAGIANMKLTYEPPPPKAKPAKHHTQKHTK; encoded by the coding sequence ATGTCCGTTCTCAAAATCACCGTTGCCATATTTGGTGTTGCTATCGCTGGGGCGGGCATGTCCGCAACGCCGGCGGCGGCTGCCACGCGCGTGCAGGCCGGCTCCCTCACCTGCGATATTTCGGAGGGTTTCGGCCTGATCCTAGGGTCGAAACGAGACATCAATTGCATGTTCACGCCATCGCAGCCGGGTCCCGTGGAGCACTACAAGGGAACGATTACCAAGATCGGCGTCGACATCGGCGTGCTGAAGGGTGGTTCGCTGATCTGGTATGTCTATGCCCCGACAAACCATGCGGACGGCGTTCTGCAAGGCAGTTATTCAGGTGTCGCCGCCAATGCGACGATCGGGCTTGGGCTCGGAACGAACGTGCTCGCCGGCGGCCTCGATGGTTCGGTTGCCCTGCAGCCGCTATCGGTCGAGGGGACGTCGGGCCTCAATGTCGCGGCAGGTATCGCCAACATGAAGCTGACTTACGAGCCGCCACCGCCGAAAGCGAAACCCGCGAAGCATCACACTCAAAAGCACACGAAGTAA
- a CDS encoding MOSC domain-containing protein has protein sequence MKILAVCIGNAERLPGKSYKTGIYKHPIGGSVLVDAEGLVGDAICNRKHHGGVDQAVYLEGSLTLDWWSAELGRLVEAGTFGENMVIAGLDNRIVCVGDRFIADDLVLEVTSARIPCATFAARMGDPGFVKRYTKAARPGIYCRVLNGGTIAAGMPVEHLRYGGEKVTMPEMIATFGKVLAPQDRNRYLAAPIHYKLRDILNAQAG, from the coding sequence ATGAAAATCCTCGCCGTCTGCATCGGCAATGCCGAGCGTCTGCCCGGCAAGAGCTACAAGACGGGCATCTACAAGCATCCGATCGGCGGCAGCGTGCTTGTCGATGCCGAGGGATTGGTTGGTGACGCCATCTGCAACCGGAAGCACCATGGCGGCGTCGACCAGGCGGTCTATCTCGAGGGATCGCTGACGCTCGACTGGTGGTCGGCAGAACTGGGACGACTGGTCGAAGCCGGCACATTTGGCGAGAACATGGTGATCGCAGGCCTCGACAACCGGATCGTTTGCGTCGGAGACCGATTCATAGCCGACGATCTTGTTTTGGAGGTTACCAGCGCGCGTATCCCTTGCGCGACGTTCGCCGCGCGCATGGGCGACCCGGGCTTCGTGAAGCGCTACACCAAAGCCGCCCGACCGGGCATCTATTGCCGTGTGCTCAACGGCGGGACGATTGCCGCCGGAATGCCGGTCGAGCATCTCCGCTATGGCGGTGAAAAGGTGACCATGCCAGAAATGATCGCCACTTTCGGCAAGGTTCTCGCACCGCAGGATCGCAACCGCTATCTCGCGGCCCCGATCCACTACAAGCTTCGCGATATACTGAACGCACAGGCCGGCTAG
- the recR gene encoding recombination mediator RecR: MAKRVTGPEIEKLIQLLAKVPGLGPRSARRAALHLIKKKDQLLGPLSNAMGEAYDKVKICSRCGNVDTVDPCTVCTDDRRDQSVIIVVEDVSDLWALERAAVLNAAYHVLGGTLSPLDGVGPDDLNIRGLIERVTAGGIRELIIAVNATVEGQTTAHYITDQLTGLDVKITRLAHGVPVGGELDYLDEGTLQAALRARTAI; this comes from the coding sequence ATGGCAAAGCGAGTCACCGGCCCCGAAATCGAAAAACTGATCCAGCTTCTGGCGAAGGTGCCGGGCCTAGGCCCACGCTCCGCGCGCCGCGCTGCCTTGCATCTGATCAAGAAGAAGGACCAGCTGCTTGGACCTTTGTCGAATGCGATGGGCGAGGCCTACGACAAGGTGAAGATCTGCTCGCGTTGCGGCAATGTCGATACGGTCGATCCCTGCACCGTCTGCACGGATGACCGACGCGACCAGTCCGTCATCATCGTTGTCGAGGATGTTTCCGACCTCTGGGCGTTGGAACGCGCCGCAGTGCTGAACGCGGCCTACCATGTTCTCGGCGGCACCCTGTCGCCGTTGGACGGCGTCGGGCCTGATGATCTCAACATTCGCGGCCTGATCGAGCGGGTCACGGCGGGCGGCATTCGCGAGCTCATCATCGCCGTCAATGCCACGGTCGAGGGACAAACGACAGCACACTATATAACGGACCAGCTGACCGGGCTGGACGTCAAGATCACGCGGCTTGCCCACGGCGTCCCCGTCGGCGGCGAGCTTGATTATCTTGACGAGGGAACGCTTCAGGCGGCGCTCAGGGCACGCACGGCAATCTAG
- the rimP gene encoding ribosome maturation factor RimP, protein MSDPTNANNELEPRLIIETGLDQRLADIIEPVLIDLGYRLVRVRMLNQNGATMQIMAERNDGTMDVEGCEEVSVAVSPVLDVEDPIDREYHLEVSSPGIDRPMVRKSDFVRWQGHLLKCETSILVGGRKRFRGKILSSDVDGFTLERDEVPAGEEKTIVIPFTALADAKLILTDDLIRDALRADKLAKAEAANQNDAENEE, encoded by the coding sequence TTGTCGGATCCGACGAACGCCAACAATGAACTTGAGCCGCGGCTTATCATCGAGACCGGTCTCGATCAGCGCCTTGCGGATATCATCGAGCCCGTGCTGATCGACCTCGGCTACCGTCTGGTGCGTGTCCGCATGCTCAACCAGAACGGCGCGACCATGCAGATCATGGCCGAGCGCAACGATGGAACGATGGACGTGGAAGGCTGCGAAGAGGTCTCCGTCGCCGTTTCTCCAGTTCTCGATGTGGAAGATCCGATCGATAGGGAGTATCATCTGGAAGTGTCGTCGCCCGGCATCGACCGCCCAATGGTGCGCAAGTCGGATTTCGTGCGCTGGCAGGGACATCTCCTGAAGTGTGAAACGTCGATCCTGGTCGGCGGCCGCAAGCGCTTCCGCGGGAAGATCCTCTCTAGCGACGTCGATGGCTTCACGCTTGAGCGTGATGAGGTTCCGGCCGGCGAGGAGAAGACGATCGTCATCCCATTCACGGCGCTTGCCGATGCGAAACTCATTCTGACCGACGATCTGATCCGTGATGCACTGCGCGCCGACAAGCTGGCGAAGGCAGAGGCCGCGAACCAGAACGACGCTGAAAACGAAGAATAA
- a CDS encoding DNA polymerase III subunit gamma/tau, translating to MSDTERQSQDAASTGTGYRVLARKYRPKDFTDLMVGQEPMVQTLTNAFETGRIAQAYMLTGVRGVGKTTTARILARALNYKTAEIDKPTIDLRIPGEHCQAIMEGRHVDVIEMDAASHTGIDDIREIIEQVRYRPVSARYKVYIIDEVHMLSTQAFNGLLKTLEEPPEHVKFIFATTEIRKVPITVLSRCQRFDLRRISASDLVGLFTTIASKEGIEAEPDALAMIARAAEGSARDGLSLLDQAIAHGGGAVLTEAVRGMLGLADRARIVDLFHHIIKGDVAAALREFESQYEAGANPVAVLTDLADFTHLVTRLKYVPDAANDPSLSEIERTKAAEFAQGVAVTALSRIWQMLLKGIPEAEGSSRPAGAAEMVLIRLAHAAHLPAPEDAARRIAEFSDTNGGGRPSAPSGNGGGGATVNYQGNLAARSTESIPRPQPAGPTAMLRAVPNPDPQNIPVGRSETKPAEAPKPLVSVNSIADIANLAGDKRDVKVKALVRNFVRPVRIEPGRLDVNLTEGAPGTLLNELAVKLKEWTGIHWIVSLSREPGQPTMVEAEANTKAQQVSDARQDPDVAAILAQFPGAKIIDVRVRAPEAEEEEEAKAPAAAESDEGDILPGDDVIF from the coding sequence ATGAGCGACACCGAGCGACAATCACAAGATGCCGCCTCGACGGGCACCGGATACCGGGTGCTGGCACGCAAATACCGCCCCAAGGACTTCACGGATCTGATGGTCGGCCAGGAGCCGATGGTCCAGACCTTGACCAACGCCTTCGAGACCGGCCGCATCGCGCAAGCCTACATGCTGACCGGCGTTCGCGGGGTCGGCAAGACGACGACGGCCCGCATTCTGGCGCGTGCGCTGAACTACAAGACTGCTGAGATCGACAAGCCGACGATCGATCTGCGGATCCCCGGCGAGCATTGCCAGGCGATTATGGAAGGCCGCCATGTCGATGTTATCGAGATGGACGCCGCATCGCATACCGGTATCGACGATATCCGAGAAATCATCGAGCAGGTGCGCTACCGTCCGGTGTCGGCGCGCTACAAGGTCTACATCATCGACGAAGTGCACATGCTCTCGACGCAGGCCTTCAACGGTCTGCTGAAGACGCTCGAAGAGCCGCCGGAGCATGTGAAGTTCATCTTCGCGACGACCGAGATCCGCAAGGTGCCGATCACGGTCCTGTCCCGCTGTCAGCGTTTCGATCTGCGTCGCATCAGTGCCTCCGATCTCGTTGGCCTGTTCACCACGATTGCATCGAAGGAAGGCATCGAGGCAGAGCCCGACGCACTGGCGATGATCGCGCGCGCGGCGGAAGGCTCGGCGCGCGACGGTCTCTCGCTACTGGATCAGGCAATCGCCCATGGCGGCGGCGCCGTGTTGACCGAAGCCGTACGCGGCATGCTCGGCCTCGCCGACCGCGCCCGCATTGTCGATCTCTTTCATCACATCATCAAAGGCGATGTCGCAGCGGCACTCCGCGAATTTGAAAGCCAGTATGAAGCAGGCGCTAATCCTGTTGCCGTACTTACCGACCTTGCCGATTTCACGCATCTCGTCACGCGCCTGAAATATGTGCCTGACGCCGCGAACGACCCTTCGCTCAGCGAGATCGAACGCACCAAGGCTGCGGAATTCGCCCAGGGCGTTGCGGTCACCGCCTTGTCGCGCATATGGCAGATGCTGCTGAAGGGTATTCCGGAAGCGGAAGGCTCCTCGCGCCCGGCCGGTGCGGCCGAAATGGTCTTGATCCGCTTGGCGCACGCGGCGCATCTGCCGGCACCCGAGGATGCCGCCCGTCGTATCGCGGAATTCTCCGACACGAACGGTGGCGGTCGACCGTCAGCGCCGTCAGGCAATGGCGGCGGTGGTGCAACGGTCAACTATCAGGGCAACCTGGCCGCACGATCGACAGAGTCTATTCCGCGGCCGCAGCCCGCAGGCCCGACCGCCATGCTGCGCGCCGTGCCGAACCCCGATCCGCAGAACATACCGGTTGGTCGAAGCGAAACGAAGCCTGCCGAGGCACCGAAGCCTCTGGTATCCGTCAATTCGATCGCCGATATTGCTAACCTCGCCGGTGACAAGCGCGACGTGAAGGTCAAGGCGCTGGTGCGCAATTTCGTCCGACCTGTTCGGATCGAGCCCGGCCGCCTCGACGTCAATCTGACCGAAGGCGCTCCGGGTACGCTGCTGAACGAGTTGGCGGTCAAGCTCAAGGAATGGACTGGCATCCATTGGATCGTCAGCCTCAGCCGTGAGCCGGGTCAGCCGACGATGGTCGAGGCGGAAGCCAACACCAAGGCACAGCAAGTCAGCGACGCGCGCCAGGATCCTGACGTCGCGGCAATTCTGGCCCAGTTTCCGGGCGCCAAGATCATTGACGTGCGCGTGCGGGCACCGGAAGCGGAGGAGGAAGAGGAGGCCAAGGCACCTGCCGCTGCCGAATCCGACGAAGGCGATATCCTGCCGGGCGACGATGTAATTTTCTGA
- a CDS encoding Lrp/AsnC family transcriptional regulator, producing MNEPIDRQLDPTDFSIIEIMQQDGRISVSELGRKIGLSQPATSERLKRLEERGIIEGYGARINAAAVGLGMMAIVRLRTTHEHIRPCLKLFSEMPQVIEVLRLTGEDCFILKVLVPTPSDLEAIVDTVARHGAVTTSLVLRSEPAKPIGRDLIRQTRNER from the coding sequence ATGAATGAGCCAATCGACCGACAACTGGACCCGACCGACTTTTCAATCATCGAGATCATGCAGCAGGACGGCCGGATCTCCGTTTCCGAACTTGGCCGCAAGATCGGCCTGTCACAGCCCGCGACATCGGAGCGGCTGAAACGGTTGGAGGAGCGCGGGATCATCGAAGGTTATGGGGCCCGTATCAATGCGGCAGCCGTGGGATTGGGGATGATGGCGATCGTCCGACTGCGCACGACGCATGAGCATATCCGTCCCTGCCTCAAGCTTTTTTCCGAGATGCCGCAGGTGATCGAGGTGCTACGGCTGACAGGTGAGGACTGCTTCATTCTGAAAGTACTCGTTCCGACTCCGTCCGATCTCGAGGCGATCGTTGATACTGTTGCGCGCCATGGGGCGGTGACGACATCGCTGGTGCTGAGGAGCGAGCCGGCGAAGCCGATCGGCCGCGATCTCATCCGGCAAACGAGGAACGAGCGCTAG
- a CDS encoding RBBP9/YdeN family alpha/beta hydrolase → MRDIVMVPGIGGSDDEHWQSRWQTADRRIRRIAPSSWEQPELDDWIAALEGEVEQSGAPPLLVAHSLGCLLVAHWAARTARQAAGAVFVAPPDPAEAVFPAEASGFASAPQRALSFPSLVIASTNDAYGSLTYARALATAWGSAFAEVGARGHLNGNSGLGDWPEGRQMVAAFEATLA, encoded by the coding sequence ATGAGAGACATAGTTATGGTGCCAGGAATCGGCGGCTCGGACGATGAGCACTGGCAATCGCGATGGCAGACGGCGGATCGAAGGATACGGCGCATCGCGCCGTCGAGTTGGGAGCAGCCGGAATTGGACGATTGGATCGCGGCACTGGAGGGCGAGGTCGAGCAATCGGGTGCCCCGCCGCTGCTTGTCGCGCACAGTCTTGGGTGCCTTCTAGTGGCCCATTGGGCGGCCAGAACAGCCCGTCAGGCGGCAGGTGCGGTGTTCGTCGCACCGCCGGATCCAGCGGAAGCCGTCTTCCCCGCCGAAGCATCAGGCTTCGCTTCCGCGCCGCAGCGCGCTTTGTCCTTTCCGTCGCTCGTCATAGCGAGCACCAATGATGCCTACGGTTCTCTCACCTACGCTCGTGCATTGGCGACTGCCTGGGGCAGCGCGTTTGCCGAGGTAGGCGCGCGTGGGCATCTGAACGGCAATAGCGGGCTAGGCGATTGGCCTGAGGGTAGGCAGATGGTCGCCGCGTTCGAAGCGACACTCGCCTAG
- a CDS encoding YbaB/EbfC family nucleoid-associated protein: MRDIMGMMGKVKEMQAKMEKMQAEIAELHAEGKSGGGLVNVILNGKGEMQSLKIDPSLFKEDDVEILEDLIVAAHKDAKDKAEAAAAEKTKALTAGLPIPPGFKMPF, from the coding sequence ATGCGCGACATCATGGGCATGATGGGCAAAGTCAAGGAAATGCAGGCCAAGATGGAGAAGATGCAGGCGGAAATCGCCGAGCTCCATGCCGAAGGCAAGTCGGGCGGTGGCCTTGTGAACGTGATCCTCAACGGCAAGGGCGAGATGCAGAGCCTGAAGATCGACCCCTCCCTCTTCAAGGAAGATGATGTCGAGATCCTCGAGGACCTGATCGTTGCCGCCCACAAGGATGCCAAGGACAAGGCAGAGGCCGCAGCTGCCGAGAAGACGAAGGCGCTGACGGCAGGCCTGCCGATCCCTCCCGGCTTCAAGATGCCGTTCTGA
- a CDS encoding lytic murein transglycosylase: MNKRIFGRLLTATAALLALSCTPVLSASKADVEAQFEKWVQNDLWPEARKNGISERAFRASFAGVELNWTLTDLAPPGFPPPKEQKQTQAEFSSPAPYFNDDRLKRLAATGRGFASQYASALKKIEKTYGVPGSIVLAVWGRETGFGAAKIPNSAIEVLATKAFMSTRKEMFRTELLAALHIIDRGDATPAEFKGSSAGALGQPQFMPTSYLKYAVDFDGDGHPNIWTSVPDTLASIANFLAQKGWQRGRGWGYEVTIPAQVSCAQEGPDLAKPVSHWASLGIVRISGKAFPSDEGKASGMMLVPAGRDGPEFIVTPNFYVIKEYNNSDLYALYIGNLADRIAYGSGSFQGPWGDVGKMLRSDVATMQKALEKKGYDVGGSDGLPGYKTRRSIGQWQEKNGIKPTCYPEASMIGKLK; this comes from the coding sequence ATGAATAAGCGCATTTTCGGCCGCCTTTTGACCGCGACGGCGGCGCTTCTGGCGCTGTCATGCACGCCGGTACTTTCCGCGTCGAAGGCCGATGTCGAAGCGCAGTTCGAGAAATGGGTGCAGAACGATCTCTGGCCGGAAGCACGGAAGAACGGCATTTCGGAACGGGCATTCCGTGCGTCGTTCGCCGGCGTCGAACTCAATTGGACCCTGACGGATCTCGCTCCTCCCGGCTTTCCGCCGCCCAAGGAGCAGAAGCAGACGCAGGCCGAATTTTCCTCTCCGGCACCCTATTTCAATGATGATCGGCTGAAGCGGTTGGCTGCCACCGGCCGCGGCTTTGCTTCGCAATATGCCTCGGCGTTGAAGAAGATCGAGAAAACCTACGGGGTTCCCGGGTCGATCGTGCTGGCTGTCTGGGGACGCGAAACGGGGTTCGGTGCGGCGAAAATCCCGAACTCGGCAATCGAGGTGCTGGCGACCAAGGCTTTCATGTCGACGCGCAAGGAGATGTTCCGTACCGAACTTCTTGCCGCCCTGCACATCATCGATCGTGGCGACGCAACGCCGGCCGAATTCAAGGGGTCGTCCGCCGGGGCGCTCGGCCAGCCGCAATTCATGCCGACCAGCTATCTGAAGTATGCTGTCGATTTCGATGGCGACGGCCATCCGAATATCTGGACGTCGGTCCCCGACACCCTTGCCTCAATCGCCAACTTCCTGGCGCAGAAGGGCTGGCAGCGCGGCCGAGGCTGGGGCTACGAGGTAACGATCCCGGCGCAGGTATCCTGCGCGCAGGAAGGGCCGGATCTGGCCAAGCCGGTGTCGCACTGGGCATCGCTCGGCATTGTCAGAATATCGGGCAAGGCTTTCCCTTCAGATGAAGGCAAGGCATCCGGGATGATGCTCGTCCCGGCTGGTCGTGACGGGCCGGAATTCATTGTCACGCCGAATTTCTACGTGATCAAGGAATACAACAACTCCGATCTCTACGCGCTTTACATCGGCAACCTCGCGGATCGGATCGCCTATGGTTCCGGCTCTTTCCAAGGGCCGTGGGGCGATGTCGGCAAGATGCTCAGATCCGACGTCGCGACGATGCAGAAGGCACTCGAGAAAAAGGGCTACGACGTCGGCGGTTCCGACGGGTTGCCCGGCTACAAGACGCGCAGGTCGATCGGCCAGTGGCAGGAAAAGAATGGCATCAAGCCGACCTGCTATCCCGAGGCGTCGATGATCGGAAAGTTGAAGTAG
- a CDS encoding LysE family translocator → MTLASLFVFACALFVAAGSPGPSVAALVARVISKGARDVLPFLAAMWVGEAIWLTCAVAGLAAIAETFHYAFVAIKWLGVCYLLYLAWKMWFASPDGEGEALPDTQSPLKLFFAGMTVTLGNPKIMMFYMALLPSIIDVRAVTIAGWAELVATMFLVLIVIDISWTLLAAKARGFLKSRRAVRMANRASAGTMAGAAVAIAMR, encoded by the coding sequence ATGACTTTGGCGAGCCTGTTCGTTTTCGCCTGCGCGCTCTTCGTGGCGGCAGGCTCTCCTGGGCCGAGTGTCGCGGCACTTGTTGCGCGTGTCATTTCCAAGGGCGCGCGCGACGTTCTTCCCTTTCTGGCAGCCATGTGGGTCGGTGAAGCAATCTGGCTGACCTGTGCTGTCGCCGGCTTGGCCGCGATCGCCGAAACCTTCCACTATGCCTTCGTTGCCATCAAATGGCTTGGCGTTTGCTATCTGCTCTATCTTGCATGGAAGATGTGGTTCGCCTCACCCGATGGAGAAGGCGAGGCGCTGCCGGATACCCAATCACCCCTGAAGCTCTTCTTCGCCGGAATGACCGTGACGCTCGGCAACCCCAAGATCATGATGTTCTACATGGCGCTGCTGCCGTCCATCATTGATGTTCGCGCCGTAACTATTGCCGGCTGGGCTGAGCTTGTCGCGACGATGTTCCTGGTGCTGATCGTCATCGATATCAGCTGGACGCTGCTTGCGGCCAAGGCCAGAGGCTTTCTGAAGAGCCGCCGGGCGGTCCGCATGGCAAATCGCGCGAGCGCCGGCACGATGGCCGGCGCCGCTGTTGCAATAGCGATGCGCTGA
- a CDS encoding MFS transporter, with protein MSYTSSTLAPLRHETYRTIWFASIASNFGGLIQAVGAAWMMTTITSSENMVALVQTSTALPIMLFSLVSGAFADSFDRRRVMLIAQYFMLGVSALLSVSAYFGWLSPWLLLFFTFLIGCGTALNNPSWQASVGDMVPRADLPAAVTLNSVGFNITRSVGPAIGGVIVAAAGAAAAFAVNTVSYFALIYALVRWKPNLPVSTLPRETLGSAVFAGLRYVSMSPNLQKVLLRGLIFGISASSILALLPIVAIDLVVGGPLTYGLMLGSFGIGAIGGAILNDRLRERFSSETIVRMSFTGFAVSATIAAFSPIAALTCAGLVISGACWVLALSLFNTIVQLSTPRWVVGRALSLYQTVTFGGIAGGSWIWGVAADTYGVSDALLISALVMLFGIVIGLRFSMPAFASLNLDPLNRFTEPALGLDITPRSGPIVVQIDYEIADADVPEFLALMGERRRIRIRDGARNWALMRDLEKPGRWTETYHTPTWVEYIRHNQRRTQADAENIERLRDLHRGEDLPQVHRLIERQAIPPNDDVFYKAPIDLHH; from the coding sequence GTGTCTTACACTTCGTCGACACTGGCGCCGTTGCGGCACGAGACCTACCGGACGATCTGGTTCGCAAGCATCGCCTCGAACTTCGGAGGGCTTATCCAGGCCGTTGGCGCGGCGTGGATGATGACGACCATCACCTCCTCGGAGAATATGGTCGCACTCGTGCAGACTTCGACAGCGCTGCCGATCATGCTCTTCTCGCTGGTTTCAGGGGCATTTGCCGACAGCTTCGATCGGCGTCGGGTGATGCTGATCGCGCAATACTTCATGCTCGGCGTCTCAGCGCTGCTCAGCGTTTCGGCCTATTTCGGCTGGCTTTCGCCGTGGCTCCTGCTTTTCTTCACGTTTCTGATCGGCTGCGGCACCGCATTGAACAACCCGTCATGGCAGGCATCCGTCGGAGATATGGTGCCCCGTGCCGACCTGCCTGCAGCCGTCACGCTTAACAGCGTCGGCTTCAACATCACCCGCAGCGTCGGCCCGGCGATCGGCGGCGTCATCGTGGCGGCCGCCGGCGCGGCAGCGGCCTTTGCGGTCAATACAGTTAGCTACTTTGCGCTGATCTACGCGCTGGTGCGCTGGAAGCCGAACCTGCCGGTTTCCACTCTGCCACGCGAGACACTTGGCAGTGCGGTCTTCGCGGGCCTCCGCTACGTGTCGATGTCGCCCAATCTTCAGAAGGTGCTGCTGCGTGGCCTCATATTCGGGATCAGCGCCAGTTCCATCCTGGCGCTGCTGCCGATCGTGGCGATCGACCTCGTTGTCGGCGGTCCACTGACCTACGGCCTGATGCTCGGCTCCTTCGGTATCGGGGCGATCGGCGGCGCGATACTGAATGACCGGCTGCGCGAACGCTTCTCGAGCGAGACGATCGTGCGCATGTCCTTCACCGGCTTCGCCGTCAGCGCCACGATCGCGGCCTTCAGCCCGATCGCCGCGTTGACCTGCGCCGGACTGGTGATCTCAGGCGCCTGCTGGGTCCTGGCGCTGTCGTTGTTCAATACAATCGTGCAGCTGTCGACGCCGCGCTGGGTCGTCGGTCGCGCTCTGTCACTCTATCAGACGGTGACCTTCGGCGGCATTGCCGGCGGCAGCTGGATCTGGGGCGTTGCCGCCGACACCTATGGCGTTTCCGATGCGCTGCTGATCTCCGCCCTTGTCATGCTGTTCGGCATAGTGATTGGCCTGCGCTTTTCGATGCCGGCCTTTGCCTCGCTCAACCTCGATCCGCTGAACCGCTTCACCGAGCCGGCGCTCGGCCTCGATATCACGCCGCGCAGTGGCCCCATCGTCGTCCAGATCGACTATGAGATCGCCGATGCCGACGTGCCGGAATTTCTGGCGCTGATGGGCGAGCGGCGGCGCATCCGTATTCGTGATGGCGCCCGCAACTGGGCCCTGATGCGCGACCTAGAGAAGCCGGGACGGTGGACGGAGACCTACCACACCCCGACCTGGGTCGAATATATCAGGCACAATCAACGGCGCACGCAGGCAGACGCAGAGAACATCGAGCGGCTGCGCGACCTGCACCGGGGTGAAGACCTGCCGCAGGTACACCGACTGATCGAGCGCCAGGCAATCCCGCCCAATGACGACGTCTTCTACAAGGCGCCGATCGACCTCCACCATTGA